cagGGGTTTTGGTGAGGGTCGGTGGGTGGGCGCCGCCtggcgggcgggcgggcagggGGTTGGCAGCGGGAAGGGGTGCAGGTCACGTGCCGGCAGGCGGGTGGGCGCGTACAGTAGGGTGCCCTGCTACTGTACTGGGGAGTCAATGCCCTGTTACCGGGTCTCGTCTGTCTCGTCTCTCCCGCAGATCTCGCGAGAGTGGCTGACTGGCTGTGGGGGTTGCGGCGGCAGCAGGCGGAGCCGGGGAGGGAAAGCAGCGGCGGCTGAGACGACTGAGGCGGCGGCGGGCGGAGCGgcaggcggcggcggcgcggcggCGGAGCGCAGCATCATGGCGGACCGAGACAGCGGCAGCGAGCAGGGTGGTGCGGCGCTGGGCTCGGGCGGCTCCCTGGGGCACCCTGGCTCGGGCTCCGGCgggggcggtggcggcggcgggggcggcggcggcagtggcggcggcggcggaggggCCCCTGGGGGGCTGCAGCACGAGACGCAGGAGCTGGCCTCCAAGCGAGTGGACATCCAGAACAAGCGCTTCTACCTGGACGTGAAGCAGAACGCCAAGGGCCGCTTCCTGAAGATCGCTGAGGTGGGCGCGGGCGGCAACAAGAGCCGCCTTACTCTCTCTATGTCAGTGGCCGTGGAGTTCCGCGACTACCTGGGCGACTTCATCGAGCACTACGCACAGCTGGGCCCCAGCCAGCCGCCCGACCTGGCCCAGGCTCAGGACGAGCCGCGCCGGGCACTCAAGAGTGAGTTCCTGGTGCGCGAGAACCGCAAGTACTACATGGATCTCAAGGAGAACCAGCGCGGCCGCTTCCTGCGCATCCGCCAGACGGTCAACCGGGGGCCTGGCCTGGGCTCCACGCAGGGCCAAACCATTGCGCTGCCCGCGCAGGGGCTCATCGAGTTCCGTGACGCTCTGGCCAAGCTCATCGACGACTACGGAGTGGAGGAGGAGCCGGCCGAGCTGCCCGAGGGCACCTCCTTGACTGTGGACAACAAGCGCTTCTTCTTCGATGTGGGCTCCAACAAGTACGGTGTGTTTATGCGAGTGAGCGAGGTGAAGCCCACCTACCGCAACTCCATCACCGTGCCCTACAAGGTGTGGGCCAAGTTCGGACACACCTTCTGCAAGTACTCGGAGGAAATGAAGAAGATTCAAGAGAAGCAGCGGGAGAAGCGGGCTGCATGTGAGCAGCTCcaccaacagcagcagcagcagcaggaggaaaCCGCCGCTGCCACCCTGCTGCTGCAGGGTgaggaagaaggggaagaagaTTGATCAaactgaatggaaaaaaaaacccacacacatgcacacac
The window above is part of the Elephas maximus indicus isolate mEleMax1 chromosome 2, mEleMax1 primary haplotype, whole genome shotgun sequence genome. Proteins encoded here:
- the PURA gene encoding transcriptional activator protein Pur-alpha; the encoded protein is MADRDSGSEQGGAALGSGGSLGHPGSGSGGGGGGGGGGGGSGGGGGGAPGGLQHETQELASKRVDIQNKRFYLDVKQNAKGRFLKIAEVGAGGNKSRLTLSMSVAVEFRDYLGDFIEHYAQLGPSQPPDLAQAQDEPRRALKSEFLVRENRKYYMDLKENQRGRFLRIRQTVNRGPGLGSTQGQTIALPAQGLIEFRDALAKLIDDYGVEEEPAELPEGTSLTVDNKRFFFDVGSNKYGVFMRVSEVKPTYRNSITVPYKVWAKFGHTFCKYSEEMKKIQEKQREKRAACEQLHQQQQQQQEETAAATLLLQGEEEGEED